In the Maribacter sp. MJ134 genome, one interval contains:
- a CDS encoding glycerol-3-phosphate dehydrogenase/oxidase, with product MKSVEFSNLKRNETIAKLKKDNFDLVVIGGGITGGGIALDAASRGLKVALVEKNDFASGTSSKSTKLIHGGLRYLKQFDFWLVKEVGSERAIVHKLAPHLVLPEKMLLPLIENGSYGKWLTSIGLKVYDILAQVTGDDKRKMLEKKEALKLEPLLPKKILKGAGYYAEYRTDDARLTIENIKTSLQYGATALNYGSVTDFIYKDKRIAGVTVKDELSDETFTINSKYVISAAGPWVDELRSVNNSKKGKRLHLTKGVHLVFPKEKLPVKQSVYFDIPDGRMMFAIPRGKVTYVGTTDTNFNLDKDRVRTDLADAIYLLSAVNNMFPKINLEMEDIVSSWAGLRPLIHEEGKSASELSRKDEIFTSDTGLISIAGGKLTGYRKMAERVVDRIAKMLEEDHQKELKPCTTDTIPLCGNEFKKFKHVKKYIATIFDRIKADGFTEHDAWFLVTNYGKQTETILGYYEKRTEKDNVTRMVLAELQFGIAYEMVQDPMDFFIRRTGRLYFDIDSVRQFMEPVLQELQTVYKVDDTQVLKWKQTLMEELKEHSDFSMERV from the coding sequence ATGAAAAGTGTTGAATTTTCTAACCTGAAAAGGAATGAAACCATTGCCAAACTTAAGAAGGATAATTTTGACCTTGTAGTCATTGGTGGCGGAATAACAGGCGGTGGTATTGCCTTGGACGCCGCTTCAAGGGGCTTAAAAGTAGCGCTAGTGGAGAAAAATGATTTTGCCTCAGGAACTAGCAGTAAATCCACCAAACTCATCCATGGAGGACTGCGCTATTTAAAGCAATTCGATTTTTGGTTGGTAAAGGAAGTAGGTTCGGAAAGGGCCATAGTTCACAAATTAGCACCGCACTTGGTGCTACCAGAAAAAATGCTTTTGCCCTTAATAGAAAATGGCTCGTACGGTAAATGGCTCACTTCCATCGGTTTAAAGGTATACGATATTTTAGCGCAAGTGACCGGGGACGACAAAAGAAAAATGTTGGAGAAGAAAGAAGCCCTTAAGTTAGAACCTTTGCTTCCCAAAAAAATACTTAAGGGGGCAGGGTATTACGCAGAATACAGAACGGATGATGCCCGTCTCACCATTGAGAACATTAAAACAAGTTTACAGTATGGCGCTACCGCTTTGAACTACGGTTCTGTGACCGACTTTATCTATAAAGATAAAAGGATTGCTGGAGTTACGGTCAAGGATGAACTTTCCGATGAGACCTTTACAATCAACTCAAAGTATGTCATTAGTGCCGCCGGACCATGGGTAGATGAGTTAAGAAGTGTCAATAATTCCAAAAAAGGAAAACGTTTGCATTTAACCAAAGGCGTTCATCTGGTGTTCCCTAAGGAAAAGCTCCCCGTAAAGCAATCCGTGTACTTTGATATCCCGGATGGTAGAATGATGTTTGCCATTCCCAGGGGAAAGGTAACCTACGTAGGCACTACGGACACTAATTTTAACTTGGACAAAGACAGGGTACGAACAGATTTGGCAGATGCCATTTATTTGCTCTCCGCGGTAAACAATATGTTTCCAAAAATTAATTTGGAGATGGAAGATATCGTTTCCTCATGGGCGGGCCTTAGACCTTTAATTCATGAAGAGGGCAAGTCTGCCTCGGAACTCTCACGGAAAGATGAAATTTTTACTTCGGATACGGGTCTTATCAGTATTGCAGGCGGCAAACTTACCGGCTATCGCAAGATGGCAGAACGTGTAGTTGATCGTATCGCCAAAATGCTAGAGGAAGACCATCAAAAAGAGCTTAAACCATGTACCACGGACACCATCCCCCTATGTGGAAATGAATTCAAAAAGTTTAAGCACGTAAAGAAGTATATTGCCACCATTTTTGACCGCATTAAGGCAGATGGCTTTACGGAACACGATGCTTGGTTCTTGGTCACTAACTATGGGAAGCAGACGGAGACCATTTTAGGGTATTACGAGAAAAGAACGGAAAAGGATAATGTTACAAGAATGGTCCTTGCCGAACTCCAATTTGGTATTGCTTATGAAATGGTTCAAGATCCAATGGATTTCTTTATTAGAAGAACAGGTAGGCTCTATTTTGATATTGATAGCGTAAGGCAATTTATGGAACCAGTGCTTCAAGAACTACAAACGGTGTATAAAGTAGACGATACCCAAGTATTGAAATGGAAACAAACTTTAATGGAAGAACTAAAAGAACATTCGGATTTTTCTATGGAGAGGGTTTAG
- the glpK gene encoding glycerol kinase GlpK: MSKYIISLDQGTTSSRALLVDQEGKIQGMVQKEFRQLFPKSGWVEHDAMEILETQLGVLQELIAESKVQLKNIKGIGITNQRETTVVWDKNTGKPIYNAIVWQDKRTADICEGLKKEGLTEYVRKTTGLVIDSYFSGTKVKWILDHVEGARSKAEKGDLLMGTIDSWLVWNMSTDKNHVTDYTNASRTLIYDIVNLKWDHKLLEALGIPKSMLPEVKPSAYHFGDYEIDGIKIPIAGIAGDQQAALFGQGCFTKGTAKNTYGTGCFMLMNTGDKPQFSKNGLLTTIGYGLDGKITYALEGSIFIAGAAIQWLRDGLELIKDAKETEALADSVTGESSVYVVPAFAGLGAPYWDMYARGAIFGLTRDTGKAHIAKATLESLAYQTKDILKAMEDDSGIQLENLRVDGGACANNHLMQFQADILDTEVHRPEVIESTAMGAAFLAGIQVGLWTQSDIDQSRPMNRIFKPTFDRVKRKRLYKNWQKAVERTKGWEES, translated from the coding sequence ATGAGTAAATACATTATTTCGTTAGATCAGGGAACAACAAGTTCTAGGGCCTTGCTTGTTGACCAAGAAGGTAAGATTCAGGGGATGGTTCAAAAGGAATTTAGACAGTTGTTTCCAAAATCCGGGTGGGTAGAACATGACGCCATGGAAATTTTGGAAACCCAATTGGGGGTTCTTCAAGAATTAATTGCAGAAAGTAAGGTTCAGCTGAAGAACATCAAGGGCATAGGAATTACCAATCAAAGGGAAACCACTGTAGTCTGGGATAAAAATACGGGGAAACCGATTTATAACGCCATTGTTTGGCAAGACAAACGAACAGCTGATATTTGTGAGGGTCTAAAAAAAGAAGGACTTACGGAGTATGTAAGGAAAACAACGGGTCTGGTGATAGACTCTTATTTTTCCGGCACTAAGGTAAAGTGGATCTTAGATCACGTAGAAGGGGCAAGAAGTAAGGCCGAAAAAGGAGATTTATTAATGGGAACCATAGATTCCTGGTTGGTCTGGAACATGTCTACCGACAAAAACCATGTAACGGATTATACCAACGCATCTAGAACCCTTATTTATGATATCGTAAATTTAAAATGGGACCATAAACTTTTAGAGGCTTTAGGCATTCCTAAGAGCATGCTCCCGGAAGTAAAACCTTCTGCCTATCATTTTGGTGATTATGAGATTGATGGGATAAAGATTCCAATAGCCGGTATTGCCGGTGATCAACAGGCAGCACTCTTTGGTCAGGGATGTTTTACAAAAGGAACGGCTAAGAACACTTACGGCACAGGATGTTTTATGTTAATGAACACCGGTGATAAGCCACAGTTCTCAAAAAATGGACTTTTAACAACTATAGGTTATGGATTAGATGGAAAGATAACCTACGCTCTAGAAGGAAGTATTTTCATTGCAGGCGCCGCAATACAGTGGTTACGAGACGGTTTAGAACTAATTAAGGACGCTAAGGAAACGGAAGCATTGGCAGACTCGGTGACCGGAGAAAGCTCGGTGTATGTGGTTCCTGCCTTTGCCGGATTAGGAGCTCCCTATTGGGATATGTACGCCCGCGGAGCCATTTTTGGATTAACTAGGGACACCGGAAAAGCACATATTGCCAAAGCCACGTTAGAGTCACTGGCGTATCAAACGAAGGATATCCTCAAAGCGATGGAGGACGATTCCGGCATTCAATTAGAAAATTTACGGGTAGATGGCGGTGCATGCGCAAATAATCATTTAATGCAGTTTCAAGCCGATATTCTGGATACCGAAGTTCACCGCCCGGAGGTAATAGAATCTACGGCCATGGGTGCCGCATTTTTAGCGGGTATTCAGGTTGGTCTTTGGACCCAATCGGATATAGATCAGAGCAGACCCATGAACAGGATTTTTAAACCCACTTTTGATCGGGTTAAACGCAAAAGACTCTATAAGAACTGGCAGAAAGCTGTGGAGCGCACCAAAGGTTGGGAAGAAAGCTAA